Proteins encoded together in one Patescibacteria group bacterium window:
- the mscL gene encoding large-conductance mechanosensitive channel protein MscL, with the protein MSILQEFKQFAIKGNVMDMAVGVIIGAAFGKIVSSLVSDIIMPPIGVLLGGINFSNLAITLKNETELATPITLNYGLFINTIIDFVIVAFSIFIVVKQINKLKKKQEEKIPGPSEEILILREIRDNLKNKI; encoded by the coding sequence ATGTCTATTTTGCAAGAATTTAAGCAGTTCGCTATAAAAGGTAATGTTATGGATATGGCAGTTGGTGTAATTATAGGAGCTGCATTTGGAAAAATTGTAAGCTCTCTTGTTTCTGATATTATAATGCCACCTATTGGAGTGTTGCTTGGAGGAATAAATTTTTCCAATTTAGCAATTACATTAAAAAATGAGACTGAATTGGCAACTCCAATAACACTAAATTATGGACTGTTTATAAATACAATTATTGATTTTGTGATAGTGGCATTTTCTATTTTTATAGTTGTAAAACAAATTAATAAGTTAAAGAAAAAACAAGAAGAAAAAATACCTGGACCTAGTGAAGAAATTTTAATATTAAGAGAAATTAGAGATAATTTAAAAAATAAAATATAA
- the lysS gene encoding lysine--tRNA ligase produces the protein MEDKQPINPSDEYKIRIEKLKKLKEVGINPYPAISKKTHTINEVFSNFEQFENDKKHIFLTGRLRSKRSHGNLSFCQLQDDSGSIQLAFSKKEIGADEYKNFEKLIDVADFIEVKGECFVTHKGEKSLMVKEWTLLTKTLRPLPEKWHGFKDEEERLRKRYLDILCNTEIKDMFVKRSKFWNSIRKFLLDRGFLEVETPVLEITTGGADAKPFITHHNALDVDVFLRISTGELWQKQLMVAGYEKTFEIGRQFRNEGMDSEHLQDYTQMEFYWAYADYKMGMELVEELYKYVAQETFGTLKFHTRGFDIDLGKKWEIYDYRETVKKITGIDILKSDQKEIEKKLKELKIDYDKDGFNITRAIDNLWKYCRKQIAGPGFLVNIPEVVSPLAKKLDADPKLTQRFQPIIGGSELGNGYSELNDPIDQAERFQRQEKLRDEGDDEAQMYDKEFVEALEHGMPPTCGFGLSERVFSFLLDKSIRECQIFPLMKPKD, from the coding sequence ATGGAAGATAAGCAACCTATAAATCCTAGTGACGAGTACAAAATCAGAATAGAGAAATTAAAAAAATTAAAAGAAGTTGGTATAAATCCCTATCCAGCTATTTCAAAAAAAACTCATACAATCAATGAAGTTTTTTCTAATTTTGAACAATTTGAAAATGATAAAAAGCATATTTTTTTGACAGGCAGACTTAGAAGCAAAAGATCTCATGGAAATCTTTCATTTTGTCAGTTGCAAGATGATTCAGGATCAATACAATTGGCTTTTTCAAAAAAAGAAATTGGAGCAGATGAATATAAAAATTTTGAAAAATTAATAGATGTAGCAGATTTTATAGAAGTAAAAGGTGAATGTTTTGTCACACATAAAGGTGAAAAAAGTTTGATGGTAAAAGAGTGGACCTTACTTACAAAAACACTAAGACCTCTTCCTGAGAAATGGCACGGATTCAAAGATGAAGAAGAAAGACTTAGAAAAAGATATCTTGATATTTTGTGTAATACAGAAATAAAAGATATGTTTGTAAAAAGATCCAAGTTTTGGAATTCAATAAGAAAATTTTTATTGGACCGTGGATTTTTAGAAGTTGAAACTCCAGTTTTGGAAATTACAACTGGTGGTGCAGATGCAAAACCATTTATTACTCATCACAATGCGCTTGATGTAGATGTGTTTCTTCGTATTTCAACTGGAGAATTATGGCAAAAACAGCTTATGGTTGCTGGATATGAAAAAACATTTGAAATAGGAAGACAATTTAGAAATGAAGGAATGGACAGTGAGCATTTACAAGATTATACACAGATGGAATTTTATTGGGCTTATGCTGATTATAAAATGGGAATGGAACTTGTAGAAGAATTGTACAAATATGTAGCTCAAGAAACTTTTGGAACTTTGAAATTTCACACAAGAGGATTTGATATAGACTTGGGAAAAAAATGGGAAATTTATGATTATCGTGAAACTGTAAAAAAAATTACTGGTATTGATATTTTGAAGTCTGATCAAAAGGAAATAGAAAAAAAGTTAAAAGAATTAAAAATAGATTATGATAAAGATGGTTTCAATATTACAAGAGCTATAGATAATTTATGGAAATATTGTAGAAAGCAAATTGCTGGTCCTGGATTTTTAGTAAATATTCCAGAAGTAGTTTCTCCACTTGCAAAGAAGTTGGATGCTGATCCAAAGCTTACTCAAAGATTTCAGCCAATAATTGGAGGTTCTGAGCTTGGAAATGGCTATAGTGAGTTAAATGATCCAATTGATCAAGCAGAGAGGTTTCAGAGGCAAGAAAAGCTTAGAGATGAAGGTGATGACGAAGCTCAAATGTATGACAAGGAGTTTGTAGAGGCGCTTGAGCATGGAATGCCACCTACGTGTGGATTTGGGCTAAGTGAAAGAGTATTTTCATTTTTGCTAGATAAATCCATTAGAGAGTGTCAGATTTTTCCACTTATGAAGCCGAAAGATTAG
- a CDS encoding peptidylprolyl isomerase, giving the protein MKKIIVLSLFLLIFLSGCNKVNNEEKLNKNNIEEKQVNNLQSDNIIIEEQNTPSSTTKIIDKKENMKIVMKTNKGNIELELYKDKAPITVENFVKLINERFYNNIKFHRVIPDFMIQTGDPATRGVEGKDFTYDPYNNPNNLPIAGTGGPGYKFEDEFNKDLLFDRPGRLAMANSGPNTNGSQIFITHVPTDWLNGKHTIFGQVINGQDIVNSITQGDYIVNINVEK; this is encoded by the coding sequence ATGAAAAAAATAATTGTATTATCATTGTTTTTATTAATTTTTTTGTCTGGATGTAATAAGGTTAATAATGAAGAAAAATTAAACAAAAATAATATCGAAGAAAAACAAGTTAATAATTTACAAAGTGATAATATTATAATAGAAGAACAAAATACACCATCTTCAACAACAAAAATAATTGATAAAAAAGAAAATATGAAAATTGTAATGAAAACAAATAAAGGAAATATAGAATTGGAGCTCTATAAAGATAAAGCACCGATTACTGTAGAAAATTTTGTTAAATTAATAAATGAAAGATTTTATAATAACATAAAATTTCATAGAGTGATTCCTGATTTTATGATTCAAACTGGAGATCCTGCTACTCGTGGTGTAGAAGGAAAAGATTTTACCTATGATCCATACAACAATCCAAACAATTTACCAATCGCAGGTACTGGCGGTCCAGGATATAAATTTGAAGATGAGTTTAATAAAGATTTATTATTTGATCGTCCAGGAAGACTTGCAATGGCAAACTCAGGACCAAATACAAATGGATCTCAAATTTTTATAACTCATGTGCCAACTGATTGGTTAAATGGAAAACATACAATTTTTGGACAAGTAATAAATGGTCAAGACATAGTAAATTCAATTACACAAGGTGATTATATTGTTAACATCAATGTTGAAAAATAA
- the serS gene encoding serine--tRNA ligase: protein MLDINKIRENKEEIKKALLKRMDNVDLDFILELDDKRKKLISCIDEFKAERNKFSKTKPSQEIIENMKSLGEKIKGLEENLEEIENEFKDRLSSLPNIPADDVSSGGKENNKVIYTYGKKSKLDFEIKNHIDLASSLDLIDYERATKMSGSGFWAYKGNGALLEWALLNYFKDFHDKNKYSFLLLPYLLNRESAYASGHLPKFKEDLFWTDDDKLCLNATSEMMILNYHRDEIIDSKELPLKYYAYSPCFRKEAGAYRSEERGMMRGHQFNKIEMFQFTEPENSWRAFEELKRNAEKMVEGLGLHFQTSLLAAGDASAAMSKTIDIEIYFPSLNIYKEVSSVSNGLDYQARRANIRFSKNGKKNFVHTLNASGLATSRLLPAILEQNQMKDGSVVIPKVLRKYLPFKKLTPKIK from the coding sequence ATGTTAGACATAAACAAAATAAGAGAAAACAAAGAAGAAATAAAAAAAGCACTTTTAAAAAGAATGGATAATGTTGATTTGGATTTTATTTTAGAATTAGATGATAAAAGAAAAAAATTAATTTCTTGTATAGATGAATTTAAAGCTGAGAGAAATAAATTTTCAAAGACAAAGCCAAGTCAAGAAATTATAGAAAATATGAAATCTCTTGGAGAAAAGATAAAAGGTTTGGAAGAAAATTTAGAAGAAATAGAAAATGAATTCAAAGATAGATTATCATCACTTCCAAACATTCCGGCTGACGATGTTTCTTCTGGTGGAAAAGAAAATAATAAAGTTATTTATACATATGGAAAAAAATCAAAATTAGATTTTGAAATAAAGAATCATATAGATTTAGCTTCTTCTTTAGACCTGATAGATTATGAAAGAGCCACAAAAATGTCTGGATCAGGTTTTTGGGCTTATAAGGGTAATGGTGCTCTTTTGGAGTGGGCACTTTTAAATTATTTTAAAGATTTTCATGATAAAAATAAGTATTCATTTTTATTATTACCATATTTATTAAATAGAGAATCAGCTTATGCATCTGGCCATTTGCCAAAATTTAAAGAGGATCTTTTTTGGACAGATGATGATAAATTATGTTTAAATGCAACTAGTGAAATGATGATTTTAAATTATCATAGAGATGAAATTATAGATTCAAAAGAACTTCCGCTTAAATACTATGCATATTCTCCATGTTTTAGAAAAGAAGCAGGGGCTTATAGGTCTGAGGAGAGGGGAATGATGAGAGGGCATCAATTCAATAAAATAGAAATGTTTCAATTTACTGAGCCAGAAAATTCGTGGCGTGCATTTGAGGAACTAAAAAGAAATGCAGAAAAAATGGTTGAAGGATTGGGATTACATTTTCAAACATCTCTTCTTGCAGCAGGGGATGCAAGTGCTGCAATGTCAAAAACTATAGATATAGAAATCTATTTTCCAAGTTTGAATATATATAAAGAGGTAAGTAGTGTTTCAAACGGATTAGATTATCAAGCTAGACGTGCAAATATTAGATTTTCAAAAAATGGTAAGAAAAATTTTGTTCATACATTAAATGCATCTGGTCTTGCAACAAGTAGATTATTACCAGCAATACTTGAACAAAATCAGATGAAGGATGGATCAGTTGTTATTCCAAAAGTTTTAAGAAAATATTTACCATTTAAAAAATTAACTCCAAAAATTAAATAG
- the alr gene encoding alanine racemase — MEYHNSWIEISRKNLEYNIKSHKKLLDKNVKLMAVVKSNAYGHGIVLISKILDSIKEVDILATVNLEEAILLRKNNIKKPILVLSYYGITENREVFADQIKFAIKNNISLMVYDMSVVKIFDDIASKLKKRVKIHIKVETGMARVGVKYEDAIDFIKTIKKLKNIDIKGLASHFATTEESNQYFANYQLNNFKSLIDNLEKEKINIPIKHMAASAAINMSKKNHFDAVRLGVSMYGLWASEENKKFINKTNNSFKLKPVLSWKTKLFQIKDLKADVPVGYGCTYRTTSKIKMGLIPVGYFEGLDRRFSNNGEVLVNGKICNIIGRICMNIAMIDITGLKAKVGDEVVIIGKQGKNILDLEYLSKKIDTINYELVTRLNSEIPRIIID; from the coding sequence ATGGAATATCATAATTCTTGGATAGAAATATCTAGAAAAAATTTAGAATACAATATTAAAAGTCATAAAAAACTTTTAGACAAAAATGTAAAATTAATGGCTGTTGTAAAAAGTAATGCCTATGGTCATGGAATAGTTTTGATTTCAAAAATTTTGGATTCTATAAAAGAAGTTGACATTTTAGCTACTGTAAATTTAGAAGAAGCAATATTACTTAGAAAAAATAATATAAAAAAACCAATCTTGGTTTTGAGTTATTATGGAATCACTGAAAATAGAGAGGTGTTTGCTGATCAAATAAAATTTGCAATAAAAAACAATATATCACTTATGGTTTATGATATGAGTGTTGTAAAGATTTTTGATGACATTGCTTCAAAATTAAAAAAGAGAGTAAAAATTCATATAAAAGTTGAAACTGGTATGGCAAGAGTAGGAGTAAAATATGAAGATGCAATAGATTTCATAAAAACTATCAAAAAATTAAAAAATATTGACATAAAAGGTTTGGCATCACATTTTGCCACAACAGAGGAGAGTAATCAATATTTTGCAAATTATCAACTAAATAATTTTAAAAGTTTAATTGATAATTTGGAAAAAGAAAAAATAAATATTCCTATAAAACATATGGCTGCAAGTGCGGCTATAAATATGTCAAAAAAAAATCATTTTGATGCTGTTAGGCTTGGAGTTTCTATGTATGGACTTTGGGCGTCAGAAGAAAACAAAAAATTTATTAATAAGACAAATAATAGTTTCAAATTAAAACCAGTATTATCATGGAAAACAAAGCTATTTCAAATAAAAGATTTAAAAGCAGATGTACCAGTTGGCTATGGTTGTACATATAGAACAACAAGTAAAATTAAAATGGGGCTTATTCCTGTTGGATATTTTGAAGGATTGGATCGTAGATTTTCTAACAATGGGGAAGTATTAGTTAATGGTAAAATTTGTAATATAATAGGTAGAATTTGCATGAATATAGCCATGATAGATATTACTGGCTTAAAAGCTAAAGTGGGAGATGAGGTTGTAATAATAGGAAAGCAAGGTAAAAATATTTTAGATTTAGAATATCTGTCAAAAAAAATAGATACTATAAATTATGAGTTGGTTACAAGATTAAATTCAGAAATTCCAAGAATAATTATTGATTAA
- a CDS encoding tyrosine-type recombinase/integrase, producing the protein MQVNKPKKQSNIKSRPTLPLFDDFLLNLQVNNYSTETIYNYERDVNSFINFLESESLDFEKLNKLHIDRYKAYLYSIDRTTCNNKSQEKKLSSFSINRMLSSLRSYLKYLIEYDYKTSILPENIKLVKNIKKHPKIPEFDQLVKLIEAPTKLEKNEIVACRNRAMLELLFSTGMRISEIVNLNKDQIDSNGRIFILGKGKKERFVYITERAKRYLGYYLSKRKDNCKRLFVPLRGLNSSKKDTKVSTNYLQERIKFYREILNINVPISAHSLRHGFATYLAENGASPAAIQILLGHESLDTTTRYVHASDRFAESAQKKFHPLSK; encoded by the coding sequence ATGCAAGTAAATAAGCCAAAAAAACAAAGTAATATAAAAAGTAGACCTACTCTTCCTCTGTTTGACGACTTCTTATTAAATTTACAAGTAAACAACTACTCTACTGAAACTATTTATAATTATGAAAGAGATGTAAATTCTTTTATAAATTTTTTAGAATCTGAAAGTTTGGATTTTGAAAAGCTTAATAAATTACATATTGATAGATACAAGGCCTATCTCTACTCTATCGATAGAACAACATGTAATAATAAATCTCAAGAAAAAAAATTATCATCTTTTTCTATAAATAGAATGTTATCCTCTCTTAGATCTTATTTAAAATATTTAATAGAATATGATTACAAAACATCAATTTTGCCAGAAAATATAAAATTAGTGAAGAATATAAAAAAGCATCCAAAAATTCCTGAATTTGATCAATTGGTAAAGCTTATAGAAGCTCCTACAAAATTAGAAAAAAATGAAATAGTAGCGTGTAGAAATAGAGCTATGTTGGAACTTTTGTTTTCTACAGGAATGAGAATATCAGAAATTGTAAATTTAAACAAAGATCAAATAGATAGTAATGGAAGAATATTTATACTTGGTAAGGGTAAAAAAGAACGTTTTGTTTATATTACAGAAAGAGCTAAAAGATATCTGGGATATTATTTATCTAAAAGAAAAGATAATTGTAAGCGTTTGTTTGTGCCACTTAGAGGTTTGAATTCATCAAAAAAAGATACAAAAGTATCTACAAATTATTTACAAGAAAGAATCAAATTTTATAGAGAAATTTTGAATATAAATGTTCCTATAAGTGCACATTCATTGAGGCATGGATTTGCTACTTATTTAGCAGAAAATGGAGCTAGCCCTGCCGCTATACAAATATTACTTGGTCACGAGTCACTAGATACAACAACTAGATACGTTCATGCATCTGATAGATTTGCAGAAAGTGCACAAAAGAAATTTCATCCACTTAGTAAATAA
- a CDS encoding peptidoglycan DD-metalloendopeptidase family protein, giving the protein MKTKIKFKINIILINILVLSNIFLFPIISRSESVQEIEQLISEKKKVIDELNQQKKIYQDKIKKKQQEKASFQNQISILDTQIASRTIGLETNKLQIEGLKLELESIKLEIEKKENEIITNKERVKTALQNLYKEEDSNNILKILIVKENLSDFFDEVNKLKTLQADLKDKIQQLKQLKDWLEQKNKNIEQSKTELEGLQEKLVNEQESLKQEQDTKLYFLSATKSDEQQFQNLLSSLKKEQQEADNIIKLYEEKARRMLESNKTLIKDNGTFVWPVPSQYVTTYFHDPDYPFRNIFEHPAIDIRASQGTPIKATASGYVAIAQDNGYGYSYITLVHNNGISTVYGHVSQINVKTGDFVLQGDVIGKSGGTPGTPGAGRLTTGPHLHFEVRLNGTPVNPLIYLK; this is encoded by the coding sequence ATGAAAACAAAAATAAAATTCAAAATAAATATAATATTAATTAATATTCTAGTACTGAGTAATATTTTTTTATTTCCAATAATTTCAAGATCTGAAAGTGTTCAAGAAATAGAACAATTAATTTCAGAAAAAAAGAAAGTAATAGATGAATTAAATCAACAAAAAAAAATATATCAAGATAAAATAAAGAAAAAACAACAAGAAAAAGCATCATTTCAAAACCAAATATCTATATTAGACACTCAAATAGCATCCAGAACTATTGGTTTAGAAACAAATAAATTACAAATAGAAGGTTTAAAGCTAGAATTAGAATCTATTAAACTTGAAATTGAAAAAAAAGAAAATGAAATAATCACAAATAAAGAAAGAGTTAAAACGGCATTACAAAATTTATATAAAGAAGAAGATAGTAATAATATATTAAAAATTTTAATAGTAAAAGAAAATTTGAGTGATTTTTTTGACGAGGTAAATAAATTAAAAACATTACAAGCAGATTTAAAAGATAAAATACAACAACTAAAACAATTAAAAGATTGGCTCGAACAAAAAAATAAAAATATAGAACAATCAAAAACAGAATTAGAAGGTTTACAAGAAAAACTAGTAAATGAGCAAGAAAGTTTAAAACAAGAACAAGATACAAAATTATATTTTTTATCAGCAACCAAAAGCGATGAACAACAATTTCAAAATCTTTTATCATCTTTAAAAAAAGAACAACAAGAAGCTGATAATATTATAAAATTATACGAAGAAAAGGCTAGAAGAATGCTTGAAAGCAATAAAACCTTAATAAAAGATAATGGAACATTTGTTTGGCCAGTACCATCACAATATGTAACAACTTATTTTCATGATCCAGATTATCCATTTAGAAATATATTTGAACACCCCGCAATAGATATAAGAGCATCACAAGGAACCCCAATAAAAGCTACTGCCTCAGGATATGTAGCAATAGCACAGGACAACGGATATGGATATAGCTATATAACATTAGTACATAACAATGGGATTTCCACTGTCTATGGACATGTATCTCAAATAAATGTTAAAACTGGAGACTTTGTGTTACAAGGAGATGTAATAGGAAAATCTGGTGGAACTCCTGGCACGCCTGGAGCAGGAAGACTCACAACAGGACCACACTTACATTTTGAAGTAAGGTTAAATGGTACACCAGTAAACCCTTTAATATACTTGAAATAA
- the gltX gene encoding glutamate--tRNA ligase: protein MNYKTRFAPSPTGYLHIGGLRTALYNYLFIKKYGGKMILRIEDTDRERYIANADKQIIDTLKTFGINFDIGPYYQSERLDLYKKFVQQLISEDKAYYCFCSKERLEKLREEQQKNKQIPKYDRHCTSLSKKEIQEKLNNNESFVIRLKLPENEDVVFEDEVYGQVKINTKDLDDQVLLKSDGYPTYHLAVVIDDHDMGISHIIRGEEWLPSTPKHIILYKMFSWEIPKFIHLPLLLNPDRSKLSKRQGDVAAEDFLKKGYLPEAIINYIAFLGWNPKTTKEIYSMDELIQDFSVDKINKAGAVFDVDKLNWINAEYIKNIVKEKGEKYKEIIKILPNYIKETTNEKMLEKIFIVLSSRLNYFEQLKEDSQFFFNLQNYNADHLIFKKSNKELTIKGLKIVKESLESLNDELIEEQINTLLNKVMTQNNLNPGDIFWPLRFALSGLEKSPSPAEILWILGKDESLKRINLAIEKLEK, encoded by the coding sequence ATGAATTATAAAACTCGTTTCGCACCATCACCAACTGGATATCTACACATTGGAGGACTTAGAACCGCCTTGTATAATTATTTATTTATCAAAAAATATGGTGGAAAAATGATACTCAGAATAGAGGACACTGACAGAGAAAGATATATAGCTAATGCAGATAAGCAAATTATTGATACACTCAAAACATTTGGAATCAATTTTGACATAGGACCGTATTATCAATCAGAAAGATTAGATTTGTATAAAAAATTTGTTCAACAATTAATAAGCGAGGACAAGGCATATTATTGTTTTTGCAGTAAAGAAAGATTAGAAAAATTAAGAGAAGAACAACAAAAAAACAAACAAATACCAAAATATGACAGACATTGCACATCTTTATCAAAAAAAGAAATACAAGAAAAATTAAATAACAATGAAAGTTTTGTAATAAGGTTAAAACTCCCTGAGAATGAGGATGTAGTATTTGAAGATGAAGTCTATGGACAAGTAAAAATAAATACAAAAGATCTAGATGATCAAGTACTTTTGAAATCCGATGGATATCCTACATATCATTTAGCAGTTGTTATAGATGATCATGATATGGGAATAAGTCATATAATAAGAGGCGAGGAGTGGCTACCATCTACACCAAAACACATAATACTTTACAAAATGTTTAGTTGGGAAATTCCAAAATTTATACATCTCCCATTATTATTAAATCCTGATAGATCAAAATTATCAAAAAGACAAGGAGATGTAGCTGCTGAAGATTTTTTAAAAAAGGGATATTTACCAGAAGCTATTATAAATTACATAGCATTTTTGGGATGGAATCCAAAAACCACAAAAGAAATATACAGCATGGATGAATTAATACAAGATTTTTCAGTAGATAAAATAAATAAAGCTGGAGCAGTATTTGATGTAGATAAATTAAATTGGATAAATGCAGAATATATAAAAAATATTGTTAAAGAAAAAGGAGAAAAATACAAAGAAATTATAAAAATACTCCCAAATTACATAAAAGAAACAACAAATGAAAAAATGCTTGAAAAAATATTTATAGTTTTATCAAGTAGGTTAAATTATTTTGAGCAATTAAAAGAGGACTCACAATTTTTCTTTAATTTACAGAATTATAATGCAGATCATTTGATATTCAAAAAAAGTAATAAAGAATTAACAATAAAAGGTTTAAAAATTGTAAAAGAATCATTAGAATCATTGAATGATGAATTAATAGAAGAACAAATAAATACTCTATTAAATAAAGTAATGACACAAAATAATCTAAACCCAGGAGATATATTTTGGCCTCTTAGATTTGCACTTTCAGGGCTAGAAAAAAGTCCAAGCCCAGCCGAAATATTATGGATTTTGGGAAAAGATGAAAGTTTAAAAAGAATAAACTTAGCTATAGAAAAATTAGAAAAATAA
- a CDS encoding WecB/TagA/CpsF family glycosyltransferase — MSKTNILTIDIDNITLKETLKKIENFVDDDKQHYIVTPNPEIVLKAQKDSYYRAVLNNADISVPDGTGIILASWVIGNPIYKKITGIDLCWEICKLSSQKEYKIFLLGGKDNSSKIAKTKLELKYKNIKIVGAEDGFENIKNISNEENKNIIDKINESCAQILFVAYGAPFQEKWIYENLGKISKVKVAMGVGGSIDFISGKAIRAPRLLRAIGLEWVWRLIIEPNRIQRILDATITYSINIIKWKIHLLKPFRDNVVMIIINKNNEILLTKEIYDKIGYRFPQGGIEKNEEIKQSIFREIKEETGFTKVKILGMADRTSFHYWPMEWYGIPKWEKRYNQKFCGQKQIIYFLRHTEDEKFDPEENEIIDHKWVKKDEIRQYLTPHKKEILNIILENIDKYLI, encoded by the coding sequence ATGTCAAAAACCAATATATTAACAATAGATATAGATAACATTACATTAAAAGAAACTCTGAAAAAAATAGAGAATTTTGTTGACGATGACAAACAGCATTATATAGTAACACCAAATCCAGAAATAGTTCTCAAGGCGCAAAAAGACTCTTATTATAGAGCCGTCTTAAACAATGCAGATATTTCCGTCCCAGATGGAACTGGAATAATACTAGCATCTTGGGTAATAGGAAATCCAATATATAAAAAAATTACAGGAATAGATCTGTGTTGGGAAATATGTAAATTATCATCTCAAAAAGAATATAAAATTTTCTTACTAGGCGGAAAAGACAATTCATCAAAAATAGCAAAGACAAAACTAGAATTAAAATATAAAAATATAAAAATTGTAGGAGCTGAAGATGGGTTTGAAAATATAAAAAATATAAGTAATGAAGAAAATAAAAACATTATAGATAAAATAAATGAAAGTTGTGCACAAATTTTGTTTGTAGCATACGGCGCACCATTTCAAGAAAAATGGATATATGAAAATTTGGGGAAAATATCAAAGGTGAAAGTTGCTATGGGAGTAGGAGGTTCTATAGATTTTATATCAGGAAAAGCCATAAGAGCCCCAAGGTTATTAAGAGCAATAGGTTTAGAATGGGTTTGGAGGCTTATAATAGAACCAAATAGAATACAAAGAATATTGGATGCCACAATAACATATAGTATAAATATAATAAAATGGAAAATACATCTATTAAAACCATTTAGAGATAATGTTGTAATGATAATAATAAACAAAAACAATGAAATACTTTTAACAAAAGAAATTTACGATAAAATTGGATATAGATTTCCACAAGGTGGAATAGAAAAAAATGAGGAAATAAAACAATCCATTTTTAGAGAAATAAAAGAAGAAACTGGATTTACAAAAGTCAAAATACTAGGAATGGCAGATAGAACTAGTTTCCATTATTGGCCAATGGAATGGTATGGAATACCAAAGTGGGAAAAAAGATATAATCAAAAATTTTGTGGTCAAAAACAAATAATATATTTTTTAAGACACACTGAAGATGAAAAATTTGACCCAGAAGAAAATGAAATAATAGATCACAAATGGGTAAAAAAAGATGAAATAAGACAATATCTAACCCCACATAAAAAAGAAATACTCAATATAATTTTAGAAAATATAGATAAATATTTAATATAA